One Niabella beijingensis DNA window includes the following coding sequences:
- a CDS encoding 3-keto-disaccharide hydrolase, translated as MRQNFLLIPVVLFFFSCSPKPSRATGGDVSNSLSPQEKKEGYQLLFDGYSLSNWIDKNNQYYVSEGAIVKKTKGYGNLYTGKEYRDFILRFEFLLTPAANNGLGIRHKLVDGTKGYDGIELQILDNDAPVYKNLKPYQYHGSLYGYVPARRKGLKPVGEWNTQEVRVRGFRITIVLNGETILDTDIKALPVAALAKDPRLLYEKGYIAFLGHDSELRLRNIRIKEL; from the coding sequence ATGAGACAAAACTTTCTGCTAATTCCTGTTGTTCTTTTTTTCTTCAGCTGTTCGCCTAAACCCAGCCGTGCAACAGGGGGCGATGTCAGCAATAGCTTATCCCCGCAGGAAAAAAAAGAGGGCTATCAGTTATTATTCGACGGATACTCTTTATCAAACTGGATCGATAAGAACAACCAGTACTATGTGAGTGAAGGAGCGATTGTAAAAAAGACAAAGGGGTACGGCAATCTGTACACCGGGAAGGAATACCGCGATTTTATCCTCCGGTTTGAATTTTTACTAACACCGGCCGCCAATAATGGTTTGGGTATACGTCATAAATTAGTAGACGGCACAAAAGGGTATGATGGTATAGAATTGCAGATCCTGGATAACGATGCTCCGGTATACAAAAATCTTAAGCCGTATCAGTACCATGGTTCGCTTTACGGCTATGTTCCTGCAAGGCGGAAGGGATTAAAGCCCGTTGGGGAATGGAATACCCAGGAAGTGCGGGTGCGCGGGTTCCGTATTACAATTGTGCTGAACGGGGAAACCATCCTGGACACCGATATCAAAGCACTGCCGGTGGCTGCGTTGGCAAAGGATCCCCGTTTGCTGTATGAAAAAGGCTATATCGCATTTTTGGGCCATGATTCCGAACTGCGGCTGCGGAATATCCGGATAAAGGAACTGTAG
- a CDS encoding MFS transporter, with protein MKRFLSPERRRWFIIAIIFLAIVFNYVDRQIVSILKPVLKSEFGLDDSGYAMILNIFTICYAIMYPVTGWLVDRFGARMIMFYGIITWSLACIGGGLSRTIGQFGFFRGLLGMAEPTNFPAQLKVIAVWFPGKLRATANSLCVAGSSIGAIIAPPVIAWLSLTYSWQIAFITMGAIGVFIAVLWKLIYRNPPAHILKEATASSVGETTTESFKWKQLWGTRSLWGILLIRFVSDPVWYFCLFWLPGYLQESSGFTLAQVGMIGWIPFLFADLGAIGTSAWSDKMVRKGCPPLRARKRMLTRVAILSPLCALTPYLGGAWSTLIVFSIVAIACLSWLFTISVVVAEAFPVKNVASVLGIAGGFGALGAVLFNYFVGQFIGTLGAGKIFFAMAFLHPLAVLILWTMVRPEKPSGVAVNSK; from the coding sequence ATGAAAAGATTCCTTAGCCCTGAAAGAAGGCGTTGGTTTATTATCGCCATTATTTTTCTGGCCATAGTGTTTAACTATGTAGACCGGCAGATCGTATCAATACTAAAACCGGTGCTTAAGTCGGAATTTGGGCTCGATGACAGCGGCTATGCAATGATCCTGAATATTTTTACGATTTGTTACGCAATAATGTATCCGGTTACGGGTTGGCTGGTTGACCGGTTTGGCGCGCGTATGATAATGTTCTATGGAATTATTACCTGGTCCCTGGCCTGTATTGGCGGCGGTTTGTCCAGGACTATTGGCCAGTTCGGTTTTTTCCGCGGGTTACTTGGAATGGCCGAGCCTACTAATTTTCCCGCGCAGTTAAAAGTAATTGCAGTGTGGTTTCCCGGTAAACTGCGTGCTACCGCCAATAGCCTTTGTGTGGCAGGCAGTTCCATAGGAGCCATTATTGCACCACCAGTCATTGCATGGCTGTCCCTCACCTATAGCTGGCAGATCGCTTTTATTACCATGGGTGCGATCGGGGTATTTATTGCTGTATTATGGAAACTGATTTATCGAAATCCCCCGGCACATATCCTGAAGGAAGCCACGGCTTCGTCCGTTGGAGAAACAACGACTGAGTCTTTTAAATGGAAGCAGTTATGGGGAACCCGTAGTTTGTGGGGGATTTTATTAATACGTTTCGTCAGCGATCCCGTATGGTATTTCTGTCTTTTCTGGCTGCCGGGTTATTTACAGGAATCGTCAGGGTTTACATTGGCGCAGGTGGGAATGATCGGCTGGATACCGTTTTTGTTTGCCGACCTGGGCGCTATCGGGACCTCTGCATGGTCTGATAAAATGGTAAGAAAGGGTTGCCCTCCATTAAGGGCCAGAAAACGGATGCTTACCCGCGTTGCGATTCTGAGTCCTTTGTGCGCGCTGACACCTTACCTGGGCGGGGCATGGTCTACATTGATTGTATTCAGCATTGTAGCGATTGCGTGCCTGAGCTGGTTGTTTACGATCAGTGTAGTGGTGGCCGAAGCCTTCCCGGTAAAAAATGTAGCAAGTGTGCTGGGCATTGCAGGCGGATTTGGTGCGCTGGGTGCAGTATTGTTTAATTATTTTGTGGGACAGTTCATCGGCACACTGGGTGCCGGAAAAATATTCTTTGCCATGGCTTTTTTACACCCGTTGGCAGTATTGATCCTTTGGACAATGGTGCGACCTGAAAAACCATCAGGTGTGGCAGTAAACAGTAAATAA
- a CDS encoding FAD-dependent oxidoreductase has protein sequence MSKTITEPTREIAVRKETDVLVIGGGPSGIMAALAAAEDGLNVMLIESRSFVGGNMTIGLPILGFLGQKGNQIIKGLPQQLIDRLKAVQASSEHRPCPLHMSLTLVEPEAVKTVALQMLVERKVEVLFYAFCAGVVMEDDALKGVIIESKAGREAILAKTVIDCSGDADVAYRAGVPCEYGNEQGGVQPPTLMFCLGGVDTEKLRTSVAEEPRTYLTDFIPAEYFGQNNQFVLVGMRNLVKKAQEAGLTLTTERTILITGLRKGEVWVNMTRVNGVNGTDPGSLTYGEIEGRHQIQDIQQYLIQYVPGFEQAYFLKTAPFIGIRETRRIQGHYTMTREDIMSCRHFEDAIAVASYPLDIHHPQGGGCTLEWCGDCYDIPYRSLIPQKIKNLIVAGRCISTTHEAMSAIRVMAPCMAMGEAAGRAAKMAVRAGVQPAAIDVKKLQEELLGKGAYLRVAPEVPVS, from the coding sequence ATGTCAAAAACAATTACAGAACCGACCAGGGAAATTGCAGTGCGAAAGGAAACTGATGTACTGGTGATTGGCGGAGGACCTTCAGGAATTATGGCTGCCCTGGCGGCCGCCGAGGATGGATTAAATGTAATGCTCATCGAAAGCCGCAGCTTTGTTGGGGGTAATATGACGATTGGGCTTCCCATACTGGGGTTTCTTGGTCAGAAGGGTAACCAGATCATTAAAGGTCTCCCGCAGCAATTGATTGACCGGTTAAAAGCGGTACAGGCCTCCAGCGAGCACCGGCCCTGTCCTCTGCATATGAGTCTGACGCTGGTGGAACCGGAAGCGGTAAAAACAGTAGCCCTGCAAATGCTGGTAGAAAGAAAAGTGGAGGTATTGTTCTATGCGTTCTGTGCAGGAGTGGTGATGGAGGACGATGCATTGAAAGGGGTGATCATCGAAAGCAAAGCAGGACGTGAAGCAATATTGGCTAAAACGGTTATAGATTGCAGCGGCGATGCTGATGTGGCTTATCGCGCAGGGGTCCCCTGTGAATACGGGAATGAGCAGGGGGGTGTACAGCCCCCGACACTGATGTTTTGCCTGGGTGGGGTCGATACAGAAAAATTGCGCACAAGCGTTGCCGAAGAACCCAGGACCTATTTAACTGATTTTATTCCTGCTGAATACTTCGGCCAGAACAATCAGTTTGTACTGGTAGGTATGCGGAACCTGGTAAAAAAAGCACAGGAGGCGGGATTGACATTGACAACGGAGCGTACTATTCTCATTACCGGTCTGCGTAAGGGAGAGGTGTGGGTGAACATGACGCGCGTGAACGGCGTAAATGGTACGGATCCCGGCAGCCTTACTTATGGAGAAATAGAGGGCCGGCACCAGATACAGGACATTCAGCAATACCTGATCCAATATGTGCCGGGATTTGAGCAGGCCTATTTCCTGAAAACGGCTCCTTTCATCGGCATCAGGGAAACGAGACGGATACAGGGGCATTATACCATGACCCGGGAAGACATTATGAGCTGCCGCCATTTTGAAGATGCAATAGCAGTGGCCAGCTATCCGTTGGATATACACCATCCACAGGGAGGTGGCTGTACGCTGGAATGGTGTGGCGATTGCTATGACATTCCCTATCGTTCATTGATCCCTCAAAAAATTAAAAACCTTATTGTGGCCGGACGCTGCATTTCCACAACGCATGAAGCCATGTCTGCCATCCGTGTAATGGCGCCTTGTATGGCGATGGGCGAAGCCGCAGGCCGTGCAGCAAAGATGGCTGTAAGAGCAGGTGTACAGCCGGCAGCTATTGATGTAAAGAAACTGCAGGAGGAGCTCCTTGGTAAAGGGGCATACCTGCGTGTTGCTCCGGAAGTGCCGGTATCATAA
- a CDS encoding DUF6624 domain-containing protein produces MLHHADLSTHEKYLETVTNAVKDNKLEPRYLGYFTDRISTDKGEKQKYGTQLMVTMDNRTIMYPLIDPYRTDTWRKEIGLPPLAKYLKESQNMEWTLKEYFRHLPEAEKVLKKKKEILNRKQSDR; encoded by the coding sequence GTGCTTCACCATGCAGACCTGTCCACCCATGAGAAATACCTGGAAACGGTAACAAACGCAGTGAAGGATAATAAGCTTGAACCCCGATACCTGGGTTATTTTACCGACCGCATCTCGACGGACAAAGGAGAAAAACAGAAATACGGCACACAATTAATGGTTACGATGGATAACAGAACCATTATGTACCCGCTTATCGATCCTTATAGAACAGATACCTGGCGAAAAGAGATCGGTCTTCCTCCGCTGGCGAAATATTTAAAGGAATCCCAGAACATGGAATGGACGCTGAAGGAGTATTTCCGGCATCTTCCGGAAGCTGAGAAGGTGTTGAAAAAGAAAAAAGAAATTTTGAACCGGAAACAGTCTGACCGGTAA
- a CDS encoding SusC/RagA family TonB-linked outer membrane protein yields MKKNYCFAVVQQQSNSPKLTGSWLFILVGLLLLTLSATAQSKKITGKITDENNKPLEGVSISVKRAGSGTTSNTEGNYALSVPDLTDMLVFSMVGYAEKEMPLNGAAVVNVILQKDVTGLNEVVVVGYGTQKKANLTGSVSVISSAQIERRPNTSASNALQGLAPGVTVTSQTGAPGGDGAQIRIRGINSFGGSSSNPLVIIDGVAGSIDDVDVNLIESISVLKDAASSAIYGSRAANGVILITTKRAKDKLSVNYKGFIGKQTPTAIPKVTDGLTYMRVFNDASMNDNGTTIYSDKDIEQFRQQYEANPKNYDWQGAILNGSGLEQNHFISLAANSGIIRVTPSLSYTDQEGIIKNTNFKRYIFRNNLDITPNEKFNIKADIAVTNKNRKQIADEGTIWNYLGRMPTNIPIRYGDQWSDGWVKINPVGFIEDGGNRKANNLEFYGNLNLNYKPVDWLSLSGMFAPRYLTSNVHLFRKSVMTYYEDGSEAGAANTYTELTESAYRYFYGTYQFQATAQKSFGDHDFKLMAGTSRETYDEKYLSGYRRDFVYDNYEQLTAGADNATKDNNGTQSQWILISGFGRFNYDFKSRYLFEANLRYDGTSRFIGANRWATFPSFSAGWVISKERFWSKISPVVNMLKIRGSWGKLGNQNIGSSYYPFAEALSLGSVSMGGNIYQMITQTTLSNPDLRWEETVMKGVGVDATLFNKLSLTFDWYDKTTDGILLKLNTSQLTGLAPPYQNAAVVSNKGWEVAARYDDQFGDFRLGVGVNLSDVRNKILDMKGQTSGDLLRQQEGYAINSIYGYIADGLYQSQDEIDKGPVQIGTLKPGDVRYRDIAGAFDENGKSIPDGKITDADKVIIGSTIPRYTYGTNLDLGWRGIRLSTFLQGVGKVDGYLNAHYVIPAANSSAIKPWQLDYWTPDNTDASLPRVSITSTNNTQNSTLWMRSAAYMRLKNIQLGYEIPAAFTKRLGIQKAFVYVNGQNILTKTKFYQGYDPEINFNANAADGVSLGGGNYYPQVKIYTFGIDIKF; encoded by the coding sequence ATGAAAAAAAACTACTGCTTTGCCGTTGTTCAGCAGCAAAGCAATTCTCCGAAACTAACCGGTAGCTGGCTGTTCATTCTGGTTGGGCTCTTATTACTGACATTGTCTGCCACAGCACAGTCAAAAAAAATCACCGGAAAAATTACTGATGAAAATAATAAGCCCCTGGAAGGGGTGAGTATCAGCGTGAAGAGGGCCGGATCAGGTACTACCAGTAATACTGAAGGTAATTATGCATTGAGTGTACCTGATCTTACAGATATGCTGGTTTTCTCTATGGTAGGTTATGCGGAGAAAGAAATGCCCCTGAACGGTGCCGCAGTGGTAAATGTAATCCTTCAAAAAGATGTTACCGGCTTAAATGAAGTTGTGGTGGTAGGTTATGGTACACAGAAAAAAGCCAATCTTACCGGTTCTGTTTCTGTTATCAGCAGTGCCCAGATCGAAAGACGTCCTAATACTTCTGCTTCTAATGCGCTGCAGGGACTGGCTCCCGGTGTAACCGTTACCTCTCAGACGGGTGCTCCCGGAGGGGACGGTGCACAGATCCGGATCAGGGGGATCAATTCCTTTGGAGGGTCCAGTAGCAACCCGCTGGTAATTATTGATGGAGTGGCAGGCTCAATTGATGATGTGGATGTGAACCTGATCGAATCTATATCTGTATTGAAAGATGCTGCTTCTTCAGCCATTTATGGTTCCAGGGCTGCCAATGGTGTTATATTGATCACTACTAAAAGGGCAAAAGACAAGCTGTCGGTGAATTATAAGGGCTTTATTGGTAAACAAACACCAACAGCAATTCCCAAAGTGACAGACGGGTTGACCTATATGCGTGTATTCAATGATGCCAGCATGAATGATAATGGCACGACAATCTATAGCGACAAGGATATAGAGCAGTTCAGGCAACAATACGAGGCAAACCCGAAAAATTACGATTGGCAGGGTGCCATATTGAATGGCAGCGGGCTGGAACAGAATCATTTTATCTCTTTAGCGGCTAACAGCGGTATTATACGAGTAACGCCCTCGCTGAGCTATACAGACCAGGAAGGGATTATCAAGAATACCAATTTTAAACGTTATATTTTTCGCAATAACCTGGATATAACTCCCAATGAAAAGTTTAATATCAAGGCGGATATTGCGGTGACCAATAAAAACAGAAAGCAGATCGCCGATGAAGGAACGATCTGGAATTACCTGGGCAGGATGCCCACCAATATCCCTATCCGTTATGGTGATCAGTGGTCTGATGGCTGGGTAAAAATTAACCCGGTTGGTTTTATTGAAGATGGCGGCAACCGGAAGGCAAATAACCTGGAGTTTTATGGAAATCTTAATCTGAACTACAAGCCGGTGGACTGGTTGTCCCTTTCAGGAATGTTTGCACCCCGCTACCTGACCTCTAATGTTCATCTTTTCAGGAAAAGCGTAATGACCTACTATGAGGATGGGTCAGAAGCAGGAGCGGCGAATACCTACACCGAACTTACAGAGTCTGCTTACAGATATTTTTACGGTACCTACCAGTTCCAGGCCACGGCGCAAAAAAGTTTCGGGGATCATGATTTTAAGTTAATGGCCGGTACCTCCCGGGAAACCTATGATGAAAAATACCTGTCGGGCTACAGGAGGGACTTCGTTTATGATAATTATGAACAGCTGACTGCCGGTGCAGATAATGCTACAAAAGATAATAATGGTACACAGAGTCAGTGGATACTGATATCCGGGTTTGGCCGGTTCAATTATGATTTTAAATCCAGGTACCTGTTTGAAGCTAATTTAAGATACGATGGCACTTCCCGCTTCATTGGTGCCAATCGCTGGGCTACATTTCCTTCATTCTCCGCAGGGTGGGTGATTTCCAAAGAACGTTTCTGGAGCAAGATCAGCCCGGTGGTAAATATGCTTAAGATCAGGGGCTCCTGGGGTAAGCTGGGGAACCAGAATATCGGTTCTTCCTATTACCCTTTTGCGGAAGCTTTATCACTGGGTAGTGTTTCTATGGGCGGGAACATTTACCAGATGATCACACAAACCACACTTTCCAACCCGGACCTCCGCTGGGAAGAAACCGTTATGAAAGGCGTTGGAGTAGATGCCACTCTGTTCAACAAACTGTCCCTTACATTCGACTGGTATGATAAGACAACAGACGGTATTCTGCTTAAACTGAATACTTCGCAACTTACCGGATTGGCACCTCCCTATCAGAATGCTGCGGTAGTAAGCAATAAAGGTTGGGAAGTAGCTGCAAGGTACGATGATCAGTTTGGCGATTTCCGCCTGGGAGTGGGGGTTAATCTGTCTGACGTCAGGAATAAGATTCTTGATATGAAGGGACAAACTTCAGGTGATCTTTTACGGCAGCAGGAGGGATACGCAATCAACTCTATTTACGGGTATATAGCAGACGGGCTTTACCAGTCACAGGACGAAATTGACAAAGGACCTGTACAAATAGGTACATTAAAACCCGGTGATGTCCGGTACCGGGATATTGCCGGTGCGTTTGATGAAAACGGAAAATCAATACCCGACGGAAAAATCACAGATGCGGACAAGGTGATCATCGGAAGCACGATCCCCCGTTATACCTATGGTACCAATCTGGATCTGGGTTGGAGAGGGATACGGCTGAGCACTTTTTTACAGGGCGTAGGTAAAGTAGACGGCTATCTGAATGCGCATTATGTAATTCCGGCGGCTAACTCCAGTGCTATCAAACCCTGGCAACTGGATTACTGGACACCGGATAATACGGATGCCTCCCTGCCGCGCGTATCCATTACATCTACCAATAATACGCAAAACTCTACCTTATGGATGAGAAGCGCAGCCTATATGCGTCTGAAGAATATCCAGCTGGGATATGAAATACCGGCAGCATTTACGAAAAGGCTGGGCATTCAAAAAGCATTTGTTTATGTAAACGGGCAAAACATTTTGACAAAAACGAAATTTTACCAGGGGTATGATCCTGAAATCAACTTTAATGCGAATGCCGCAGACGGAGTGTCGTTGGGCGGAGGCAATTACTATCCCCAGGTTAAAATTTACACATTTGGTATTGACATTAAATTCTAA
- a CDS encoding RagB/SusD family nutrient uptake outer membrane protein, which produces MKRFNTITRVAIIIAGSIFTLNACRPDLESLNGPSTGTFPANAKEAEMGLFGAYQNISKLDAASTPMWHVMDNITDIGYARPGTNYTSPITSAVTTDNALANKPWQVHYQTIARCHTVLDNLERIKSSMSDDGYNQLDAELRFVRAYCYSQLIELYGAVPLLKHAVDLNNANVPRTPKAEIEQFLLDELTEIADKLPVSQAQYGNVRASRVAAYMLKARIALYAKKYTEAAAAANTALTLSSGVYDLTDFNSSISYAGKDHTAGEPDLSNIFGHAGFKTSKEWIWVAEYNQTIPGNTHNQQYYSASRLGKGVCYWGPTQDLINTFQCTDGLPITESRLYDASKPFEYRDPRLDMYCARPHARYVGYQFEPATSFATVKNYWPVITGQAATPSNVTNTDATNAYRSFSGYLWRKPIDLADYASTSVSGVSDLNVGIFRFAELLLIYAEAKIEANELDNTVYDAINRIRHRAQMPDLPTGLSQAKLRTALRYERKVELANDGLRWYDLRRWGIANKVMNGYIYLNRDAKAWTKEVLTGFDENYTPIYNRTEAIKYFTAQEVVYKENKDELWPVPKSEMDANKQLTQNPGY; this is translated from the coding sequence ATGAAACGCTTTAATACGATAACCAGGGTTGCAATTATAATCGCGGGATCAATTTTTACACTGAACGCATGCAGGCCGGATCTTGAATCACTCAATGGCCCTTCTACGGGTACCTTTCCTGCTAATGCTAAAGAAGCGGAAATGGGATTATTCGGAGCTTATCAGAATATAAGCAAACTGGATGCCGCCAGTACCCCGATGTGGCATGTAATGGATAATATAACGGATATTGGGTACGCCAGACCTGGTACAAACTACACATCGCCGATCACCAGTGCTGTTACCACTGATAATGCTTTGGCCAACAAACCCTGGCAGGTACATTATCAGACAATCGCACGTTGCCATACCGTGCTCGATAACCTGGAACGCATTAAGAGTTCCATGTCAGATGACGGCTACAATCAGCTGGATGCGGAACTGCGCTTTGTCCGCGCTTATTGTTACTCACAGCTGATCGAATTATATGGAGCGGTACCGCTGTTGAAGCATGCTGTTGATCTTAATAATGCGAATGTGCCCAGAACGCCAAAGGCCGAGATTGAACAATTCCTGCTGGATGAGTTAACTGAAATAGCAGACAAATTGCCGGTATCGCAGGCGCAATATGGAAATGTAAGAGCTTCCCGCGTGGCGGCATATATGCTGAAAGCAAGAATTGCTTTGTATGCGAAAAAATATACAGAAGCTGCTGCAGCTGCCAATACCGCTTTAACGCTTTCTTCCGGTGTATATGACCTGACTGATTTTAACAGCTCTATCAGTTATGCCGGCAAAGACCATACGGCTGGTGAGCCTGATTTGTCAAATATCTTTGGGCACGCAGGCTTTAAAACCAGCAAAGAGTGGATATGGGTGGCTGAGTATAATCAGACGATTCCAGGAAATACACATAACCAGCAATATTATTCAGCCTCCCGTTTGGGCAAGGGCGTTTGTTACTGGGGTCCAACACAGGACCTGATCAATACGTTTCAATGTACCGATGGATTGCCGATTACCGAATCTCGTCTGTACGACGCCTCCAAGCCATTTGAGTATCGGGATCCGAGACTGGATATGTATTGTGCCCGCCCGCATGCACGTTATGTAGGTTACCAGTTTGAGCCGGCTACCAGTTTTGCTACTGTGAAGAATTACTGGCCGGTCATAACTGGTCAGGCTGCTACGCCCTCTAACGTAACCAATACCGATGCAACAAATGCCTACAGGTCTTTCAGTGGTTATCTTTGGCGTAAGCCAATAGATCTGGCTGATTATGCGAGTACTTCTGTCAGTGGTGTGTCGGATCTGAATGTGGGTATCTTCCGTTTTGCGGAACTGTTGCTGATCTACGCAGAGGCAAAGATCGAAGCGAATGAATTGGATAATACGGTATATGATGCCATCAACCGGATCCGCCACCGTGCACAAATGCCCGATTTACCCACCGGCTTATCGCAGGCAAAACTGCGTACGGCTTTGCGTTATGAACGCAAGGTGGAGCTCGCTAATGATGGCTTGAGATGGTATGACCTGCGTCGCTGGGGTATCGCCAATAAAGTAATGAATGGTTATATCTACCTGAACAGGGATGCCAAGGCCTGGACCAAAGAGGTGCTGACCGGATTTGACGAGAACTATACACCCATCTATAATCGTACGGAGGCTATTAAATATTTTACGGCCCAGGAAGTGGTCTATAAAGAGAATAAGGATGAATTGTGGCCGGTTCCGAAATCTGAAATGGATGCCAACAAACAATTGACGCAAAACCCGGGATATTAA
- a CDS encoding NUDIX domain-containing protein: MTTTVNPWKILGKQEVYDNPWINVTAYDVINPRGGKGIYGKVHFKNIAIGVLVLDEQLNTYLIGQYRFAIDVYTWEIPEGGCPEGTDPLESARRELLEEAGLEALHWKELLRMHLSNSVSDELAIVYLATGLIQKSPQPEETEQLTIRKLPLETAFAMVEDGLITDAISVAAFQKAALMQHKGTRLV; this comes from the coding sequence ATGACAACGACGGTAAATCCATGGAAGATATTGGGAAAACAGGAGGTATATGACAATCCCTGGATCAATGTGACGGCTTATGATGTGATCAATCCGCGGGGTGGCAAAGGTATTTATGGAAAAGTGCATTTTAAAAATATAGCAATCGGGGTCCTTGTATTAGACGAGCAGTTGAATACCTACCTGATCGGACAATACCGTTTTGCGATTGATGTGTATACCTGGGAAATTCCCGAAGGTGGCTGCCCGGAAGGAACGGATCCGCTTGAAAGTGCCAGGAGGGAATTGCTGGAAGAGGCCGGGCTGGAAGCGCTGCACTGGAAGGAACTGTTGCGGATGCATTTGTCCAATTCCGTTTCTGACGAACTGGCCATTGTATACCTGGCGACAGGACTGATACAGAAAAGCCCTCAGCCGGAGGAGACCGAACAGCTTACGATCCGGAAACTTCCCCTGGAAACTGCTTTTGCCATGGTAGAAGACGGACTGATCACGGATGCTATCTCTGTGGCGGCATTTCAAAAGGCGGCACTGATGCAGCACAAAGGAACCCGCCTGGTGTAA
- the rlmB gene encoding 23S rRNA (guanosine(2251)-2'-O)-methyltransferase RlmB, giving the protein MKDFRKKQQRPRKSSLVYGREAVRQALQDGNSFDRIYVDQQAKDPLLGEIRRLATASQVPVNYVPRVKLDYFNVGDHEGVIAQKSRITYQNLQDVISFVTESGQVPLFLILDGITDIRNIGGIARTAWCCGIHAIIIPDKGVGALNEDAILTSAGALEKIPVCRVNSLMKAVDELHLNGITVFAAEMKGSVPVATADFSIPAAIVMGSEEKGIYPALLKICDTAISIPMQHEFESLNVSVAAGMILYETMRQRMGT; this is encoded by the coding sequence GTGAAAGATTTCAGAAAAAAACAACAACGTCCCAGAAAGTCCAGTCTTGTCTATGGCAGGGAGGCCGTACGTCAGGCGCTGCAGGATGGTAATTCCTTTGACCGGATCTATGTAGATCAGCAGGCCAAAGATCCGCTGCTGGGGGAGATCCGGCGACTGGCCACCGCCAGCCAGGTGCCGGTGAATTATGTTCCCAGGGTGAAGCTGGACTATTTCAATGTAGGCGATCATGAAGGCGTTATTGCCCAAAAGTCCCGTATCACGTATCAGAACCTGCAGGATGTGATCTCTTTTGTGACAGAAAGCGGCCAGGTGCCTTTGTTCCTGATCCTGGACGGCATCACCGATATACGCAATATCGGCGGTATTGCCCGCACGGCCTGGTGCTGCGGTATTCATGCCATTATCATCCCGGATAAGGGGGTGGGGGCATTAAACGAAGATGCGATCCTTACCTCTGCAGGTGCGTTGGAGAAGATCCCGGTTTGCCGGGTGAACAGTCTGATGAAGGCAGTTGATGAACTTCATTTAAATGGTATTACGGTATTTGCTGCTGAAATGAAGGGTTCGGTACCGGTTGCAACAGCCGATTTCAGCATACCAGCTGCAATTGTAATGGGAAGTGAAGAGAAGGGGATTTACCCGGCATTGCTGAAAATATGCGATACTGCCATTTCCATTCCCATGCAACACGAGTTCGAAAGTCTGAATGTTTCGGTGGCTGCCGGGATGATCCTTTACGAGACAATGAGGCAGCGGATGGGAACATAG
- a CDS encoding DUF4112 domain-containing protein, with translation MKYKNRQLTTADPSADPRLRTVRRISRLMDEQFSIGGFKFGLDPILNFIPVLGDVGGYLMSIGLIITMAQHGASGKLVAKMVVNATLDAFVGAIPVLGWIFDFAYKANTRNLKLLTEHYTEGKHRGSARSVILMILIITGIFLVLLVILAVRFLQWIIEWDEKSGGFKF, from the coding sequence ATGAAGTATAAAAACCGGCAATTGACAACAGCGGACCCGTCTGCAGATCCCCGTTTGAGAACGGTGAGGAGGATCAGCAGGCTGATGGATGAACAGTTCTCCATTGGTGGGTTTAAATTTGGCCTGGATCCGATTCTGAATTTTATACCGGTACTCGGCGATGTGGGTGGCTACCTGATGTCGATCGGGTTGATCATCACTATGGCCCAGCATGGTGCCTCGGGGAAACTGGTGGCAAAAATGGTGGTCAATGCCACACTGGATGCATTTGTAGGGGCCATTCCTGTGCTCGGATGGATCTTTGATTTTGCTTATAAGGCAAACACCCGTAACCTGAAACTACTTACGGAGCATTACACCGAAGGAAAACACAGGGGGAGCGCCCGTTCGGTTATTCTAATGATACTGATCATTACCGGAATTTTCCTGGTGCTCCTGGTCATTCTTGCCGTCCGGTTCCTTCAATGGATCATTGAATGGGATGAAAAATCAGGCGGATTTAAATTTTAA